Proteins from a genomic interval of Fibrobacter sp.:
- a CDS encoding radical SAM protein produces the protein MRRLTLLTNPDKCNLRCPLCFLNQRGRPFGMGEMPLEVAKAAIEKYAGVIAGDASSGLPGKGQCGLREVIPSTMGEPLLYSKFEELLEFCGEKKIPLNLTTNGSFPGIWGTAAGMERLLLACSDIKVSCMGFDAPTFAEMMPGLSFDCWCSNVEKLLSLAGELRQRIACGQEHEKNSGQSWVATVSLQVTLHKNLLRGVPEILRWADSVGIVRIKWNLPVFISAGETLRAEYGIAGSSVHEIRRELESLRTHYPRVRCEGSLFFGADTAGAMPVRKIASGEGPCDFFKDEIWILPDGTEERCPNPERRFGDRTKKGAACENCMLLGR, from the coding sequence ATGCGCCGGCTCACCCTCCTCACGAATCCGGACAAGTGCAACCTGCGCTGCCCGTTGTGTTTCTTGAACCAGCGGGGAAGGCCTTTCGGGATGGGCGAGATGCCTCTCGAAGTCGCGAAGGCCGCTATCGAAAAGTATGCGGGGGTAATCGCGGGCGATGCCTCAAGCGGCTTGCCCGGTAAAGGGCAGTGCGGGCTTCGCGAGGTCATCCCGAGTACGATGGGTGAACCATTACTTTATTCAAAATTTGAGGAATTGCTCGAGTTTTGCGGTGAAAAGAAAATCCCGCTCAACCTCACGACAAACGGCAGCTTCCCCGGAATATGGGGCACGGCTGCAGGGATGGAGCGCCTGCTCCTTGCCTGCAGCGATATCAAGGTGAGCTGCATGGGGTTCGACGCTCCCACATTCGCCGAGATGATGCCGGGATTGTCTTTCGATTGCTGGTGCTCCAACGTGGAAAAACTGCTTTCCCTTGCGGGCGAGTTGCGGCAAAGAATCGCCTGCGGGCAGGAACATGAAAAGAATAGCGGACAATCTTGGGTCGCGACGGTCTCGCTTCAGGTGACGTTGCACAAGAATCTCCTGCGCGGCGTTCCTGAAATTCTACGCTGGGCGGATTCTGTCGGGATTGTGCGCATCAAGTGGAACCTTCCGGTGTTTATTTCGGCGGGGGAAACCCTTCGCGCTGAATACGGAATCGCGGGTTCCTCCGTGCACGAAATCCGCCGGGAGCTGGAATCCCTGCGGACGCATTACCCGCGGGTGCGTTGCGAAGGTAGCCTCTTTTTCGGGGCTGATACCGCCGGCGCCATGCCCGTTCGTAAAATTGCCTCGGGCGAGGGCCCCTGCGACTTTTTCAAGGATGAAATCTGGATCCTGCCCGACGGAACGGAAGAACGTTGCCCGAATCCGGAACGCCGTTTCGGTGACCGCACAAAAAAAGGAGCAGCATGCGAAAATTGCATGCTGCTCGGTCGCTAA
- the rsmH gene encoding 16S rRNA (cytosine(1402)-N(4))-methyltransferase RsmH, whose protein sequence is MSIVDESAFYHAPVMLPECLEALNLKADGTYADCTLGGGGHSYAIANKLNSSGTLHAFDRDEEAVAYATKRLAGVAPKFIVHPVRFGELKNEIPAGTLDGILYDLGISSHQVDDSERGFTFVGNNPLDLRMDRREGVSAQDWMCNVDADTLAAALRKNADMDRAFKLATRLVEMAADIKRQDRAILPNDVKSVVESVFPDKRREVNGLLARVFQAVRMEVNGELKEIEDSLRAAVDCLKVGGRLVVMSYHSVEDRCVKETAAEFEKACICPENLPVCMCGGNHQKLKKVNRKPILPTDEEIAKNSRARSAKLRVYERV, encoded by the coding sequence ATGTCAATCGTTGACGAAAGCGCTTTCTATCATGCTCCCGTAATGCTTCCGGAATGCCTGGAGGCACTGAACCTCAAGGCTGACGGCACCTATGCGGACTGCACCCTCGGTGGAGGCGGACATTCCTACGCAATTGCAAACAAATTAAATTCCTCGGGGACGCTCCATGCCTTCGACCGTGACGAAGAAGCCGTGGCCTATGCGACAAAGCGCCTTGCAGGAGTAGCCCCGAAGTTCATTGTGCATCCGGTGCGCTTTGGCGAACTGAAGAACGAAATCCCCGCCGGTACGCTGGATGGTATTCTGTATGATCTTGGAATCAGCAGCCACCAGGTTGATGATTCTGAACGCGGGTTCACCTTCGTTGGCAATAACCCGCTCGACCTGCGCATGGATCGCCGGGAAGGGGTCTCTGCGCAGGATTGGATGTGCAACGTGGATGCCGATACACTTGCCGCCGCACTGCGCAAGAATGCAGATATGGACAGGGCGTTCAAGCTTGCTACCCGCCTTGTCGAAATGGCTGCGGATATCAAGAGGCAGGACCGCGCTATACTCCCGAACGATGTGAAATCTGTAGTGGAATCCGTTTTCCCGGACAAGCGCCGCGAAGTGAACGGCCTCCTGGCCCGAGTGTTCCAGGCTGTCCGCATGGAAGTGAACGGGGAACTGAAAGAAATTGAAGACAGCCTGCGCGCTGCGGTGGATTGCCTCAAGGTGGGCGGACGCCTGGTGGTGATGAGCTACCATTCCGTGGAAGACCGCTGCGTCAAGGAGACTGCCGCCGAATTCGAGAAGGCGTGCATCTGTCCCGAGAACTTGCCCGTATGCATGTGCGGCGGGAACCACCAGAAGCTTAAAAAGGTCAATCGCAAGCCGATTCTGCCGACGGACGAAGAAATTGCGAAAAACAGCAGGGCCCGCTCTGCGAAACTGAGGGTTTACGAACGAGTATGA
- a CDS encoding type 4a pilus biogenesis protein PilO, which yields MGNFDFKDKKNIFAIVVVVLIGAILYYMWFYMWTPFSEEEDRLNAEEIATQAELDKIEAKKHRIAELELQLVQAEKDFEKLKEMFPEEEKVPLRLQDLYAVLRSSGVQIQKFNPEGSSEKEHYVENRYSIAVNSGYHMLGYLFAEIANFNYPTAITNLRLNRYSGIAAELQKAETHGWTPITVSVSFNLTTYTSKKVAK from the coding sequence ATGGGTAATTTCGATTTTAAAGACAAAAAGAATATATTCGCGATAGTCGTGGTCGTGCTGATCGGAGCGATTCTGTACTACATGTGGTTCTACATGTGGACTCCCTTCTCTGAAGAGGAAGATCGCCTCAATGCCGAGGAAATCGCAACCCAGGCGGAACTCGACAAGATTGAAGCGAAGAAGCATCGCATTGCCGAACTGGAACTTCAGCTCGTGCAGGCTGAGAAGGACTTCGAGAAACTCAAGGAAATGTTCCCCGAAGAGGAAAAGGTGCCGCTGCGCCTGCAGGACCTCTATGCGGTGCTCCGCAGTTCGGGCGTGCAGATCCAGAAGTTCAACCCGGAAGGCTCTTCCGAGAAGGAACACTACGTGGAGAATCGCTACTCCATCGCGGTCAACTCCGGTTACCATATGCTCGGTTACCTGTTCGCCGAAATCGCGAACTTCAATTACCCGACCGCCATTACGAACCTGAGGCTGAACCGCTATTCGGGCATCGCGGCCGAACTCCAGAAGGCCGAAACCCACGGCTGGACGCCTATCACGGTGTCGGTGTCGTTTAACCTGACCACCTATACATCCAAGAAGGTTGCCAAATGA
- the pilQ gene encoding type IV pilus secretin PilQ, whose translation MKKLINILAVLLLVAGLSSVWAAPASGSIEPNKKLYDFSFVDTDFNAVFRSVSVVAGVDILLAPDVKGKMSLKVTKKTWQETLDIICEINDLTWVIQDKYIVVQRQSTYQAKQKKLADEEKQHEETAPLVRKNFQIHHAKAEELVKVLESMKSGRGKITVVERTNSIIVYDTDSKIEQMENALTELDVETLQIMITAKLVVVNSQRARELGVDWSAMLGNNVAMTPGAATGEYGSAANASRNGAMITSFPNNGATPAVSGAATTITTSLFDNNLKLAISSLMGDASTEVLASPQVSTLDNTEAQVFMGDKVSIRVIDDSGESSTQLVETGIKLTVTPHVSGDNRILLDLHPENNSYDYDSKGEIVISTQEAKTKVVVADGETVIIGGLTRNETQESESGIPFLKDIPFFGNLFKYTRTSVVKKDLVIFVTPRIIRNYIGNVELSEPSAETQGDAAPQMQKVEKPAAQSAPAAKPAAQSAPAAEPAPVEESFPEEEPAPAEEPAVETPAAPEPSEEVQDEWN comes from the coding sequence GTGAAAAAGCTGATAAACATTCTCGCAGTCCTGTTACTCGTCGCAGGCCTCAGCTCTGTCTGGGCAGCCCCCGCTTCGGGTTCGATCGAACCGAACAAGAAGCTGTATGACTTCTCGTTTGTGGATACCGACTTCAACGCCGTGTTCCGTTCTGTTTCCGTTGTCGCTGGCGTGGATATCTTGCTTGCTCCCGATGTGAAGGGCAAGATGAGCCTCAAGGTTACCAAGAAGACTTGGCAGGAGACTCTGGATATCATCTGCGAAATCAACGACCTTACCTGGGTCATCCAGGACAAGTACATCGTGGTTCAGCGCCAGAGCACCTACCAGGCGAAGCAGAAGAAACTGGCTGACGAAGAGAAGCAGCACGAAGAGACTGCGCCGCTCGTCCGCAAGAACTTCCAGATTCACCATGCGAAGGCCGAAGAACTCGTGAAGGTGCTCGAAAGCATGAAGAGCGGCCGCGGCAAGATTACCGTCGTGGAACGCACGAACTCCATCATCGTCTACGATACCGATTCCAAGATCGAGCAGATGGAAAATGCGCTTACCGAACTCGACGTGGAAACGCTGCAGATCATGATTACCGCGAAGCTCGTGGTGGTGAACAGCCAGCGTGCACGCGAACTCGGCGTGGACTGGAGCGCAATGCTTGGCAACAACGTGGCCATGACTCCGGGTGCTGCTACCGGCGAATACGGCAGCGCTGCTAATGCAAGCCGCAACGGCGCCATGATAACCTCTTTCCCGAACAACGGCGCGACTCCCGCTGTCAGCGGTGCTGCTACGACGATTACCACGAGCCTCTTCGACAACAACCTGAAGCTCGCCATCTCGAGCCTCATGGGTGACGCTTCTACCGAAGTGCTCGCCTCTCCGCAGGTTTCTACCCTCGACAATACCGAAGCCCAGGTGTTCATGGGTGACAAGGTCTCCATCCGCGTGATTGACGACAGCGGCGAATCTTCTACGCAGCTCGTCGAAACGGGTATCAAGCTGACGGTGACCCCGCACGTTTCGGGCGACAACCGCATCTTGCTCGACCTGCATCCGGAAAACAACTCCTACGATTACGACTCCAAGGGCGAAATCGTGATTTCTACGCAGGAAGCCAAGACGAAGGTCGTGGTGGCCGACGGCGAGACCGTGATTATCGGCGGCCTGACCCGCAACGAAACTCAGGAATCCGAAAGCGGCATCCCGTTCCTCAAGGACATTCCGTTCTTCGGCAACCTCTTCAAGTACACTCGTACTTCCGTGGTCAAGAAGGACCTCGTGATTTTCGTGACCCCGCGTATTATCCGCAACTACATCGGCAACGTGGAACTTTCGGAACCCTCTGCCGAAACGCAGGGTGACGCCGCCCCGCAGATGCAGAAGGTGGAAAAGCCCGCAGCCCAGAGTGCCCCGGCCGCAAAGCCTGCCGCTCAGAGCGCCCCGGCTGCCGAACCGGCTCCTGTCGAGGAAAGCTTCCCGGAAGAAGAACCCGCTCCTGCCGAGGAACCCGCCGTGGAAACGCCCGCCGCACCGGAGCCTTCCGAAGAAGTCCAGGACGAGTGGAACTAA
- the argJ gene encoding bifunctional glutamate N-acetyltransferase/amino-acid acetyltransferase ArgJ, producing the protein MYNLLDKGGVCSPKGFTASGICAGIKASGNADMALLKSEKAARCFAVFTTNKVKAAPVLYDKAALEHAHFATAVVVNSGNANACTGEQGYKDAERMATLTEEALGLTPKSVLVCSTGVIGHLMPMDKIEAGIPRLVEKLHADASEEFGRAILTTDLALKSHAVEIHTEKGVVTIGGACKGSGMIHPNMATMLAFITTDISLPIDFFAEFRADIADSFNAITVDGDTSTNDTCILLANGMSGLRYEDLSLTEQGEFRAALMLIMQSLAKDIVRDGEGATKLIELRIEKAESHEEALRMARFIGTSNLAKCAMFGEDPNWGRILSSAGSSGCNMVAEHTDLYFGDVKVLEGGRPIQLDEAQTAALHAVVRQREYKVTLVLNIGQASASAFTCDLSYGYVKINAEYTT; encoded by the coding sequence ATGTACAATCTGCTGGATAAGGGCGGCGTATGTTCCCCCAAGGGGTTCACCGCATCTGGAATTTGTGCCGGTATCAAGGCTAGCGGCAATGCCGATATGGCGCTCCTCAAGAGCGAGAAGGCTGCGCGCTGCTTCGCCGTTTTTACCACCAACAAGGTGAAGGCCGCTCCGGTATTGTACGACAAGGCTGCGCTTGAACACGCCCACTTCGCGACTGCCGTCGTGGTGAACAGCGGCAACGCGAACGCCTGCACCGGTGAACAGGGTTACAAGGATGCCGAACGCATGGCGACGCTTACCGAAGAAGCGCTCGGCCTTACCCCGAAGAGCGTGCTCGTTTGCAGCACGGGCGTGATTGGTCACCTGATGCCGATGGACAAGATCGAGGCGGGAATCCCGAGGCTCGTCGAAAAGCTGCATGCCGATGCTTCCGAAGAATTCGGCCGCGCCATCCTCACGACCGACCTTGCCCTCAAGAGCCATGCCGTTGAAATCCACACCGAGAAGGGCGTGGTGACGATTGGCGGCGCCTGCAAGGGCTCGGGCATGATCCACCCGAACATGGCGACCATGCTTGCCTTCATTACGACCGACATTTCGCTCCCCATCGACTTCTTCGCCGAATTCCGCGCCGACATTGCGGATTCCTTCAATGCGATTACCGTCGATGGCGACACGAGCACGAACGACACCTGCATCTTGCTGGCCAACGGCATGAGCGGGCTTCGCTACGAAGACCTGAGCCTTACCGAGCAGGGTGAATTCCGTGCGGCGCTGATGCTCATTATGCAGAGCCTCGCGAAGGACATCGTGCGTGATGGCGAAGGCGCCACCAAGCTTATCGAACTGCGCATCGAGAAGGCCGAAAGCCACGAAGAAGCTCTCCGCATGGCGCGCTTCATCGGTACCAGCAACCTCGCGAAGTGCGCGATGTTCGGTGAAGACCCGAACTGGGGCCGCATCCTCAGCAGCGCGGGTTCCAGCGGCTGCAACATGGTGGCCGAACACACCGACCTGTACTTCGGCGACGTGAAGGTGCTCGAAGGCGGGCGCCCCATCCAGCTCGACGAAGCCCAGACGGCGGCACTCCATGCGGTCGTTCGCCAGCGTGAATACAAAGTAACGCTCGTGCTCAACATCGGGCAGGCATCCGCAAGCGCGTTTACCTGCGACTTGAGCTACGGCTACGTGAAGATCAACGCCGAGTATACGACGTAA
- the holA gene encoding DNA polymerase III subunit delta, producing the protein MITAIIGEDQFTKDKCIERFLEDALGDLKDDPMSRQILFATDSNIPSIADAVITACDSVSMFAPEQVVVVRKCEALKADDSKSLAKWMSHGPNCKLLLEFSKLDARGELFKALKAAGTIEKYDVPKQYKMAEWISSAIPTHFKKAIDSDACQYLAEALGTDTKLVCEEVEKVLLYAPDCKKITGELVRTMVVPQREMVSFEINDSFGMRDAKTYARMLNEMLNNGVNAIQIVGSLYRYAVDLMNFSALLSKGMTPKDAAAALGKNDFIFNVKGKAPECARRWGKPLLCRVIRRLADLDYEIKSGLCSTRMSQELALAALVVR; encoded by the coding sequence ATGATAACCGCAATCATCGGCGAAGACCAGTTCACTAAGGACAAGTGCATCGAGCGCTTCCTCGAAGACGCCCTCGGCGACCTCAAGGACGACCCGATGTCGCGCCAGATACTGTTCGCTACGGATTCGAACATCCCGTCCATCGCGGATGCGGTCATCACCGCCTGCGACTCCGTCTCGATGTTCGCGCCGGAACAGGTCGTGGTCGTCCGCAAGTGCGAGGCGCTCAAGGCCGACGATTCCAAGAGTCTCGCCAAGTGGATGAGCCACGGGCCCAACTGCAAGCTCCTGCTGGAATTCAGCAAGCTCGACGCCCGCGGGGAACTCTTCAAGGCGCTCAAGGCCGCGGGTACCATCGAGAAGTACGACGTCCCCAAGCAGTACAAGATGGCCGAATGGATTTCATCCGCCATCCCGACGCACTTCAAGAAGGCCATCGATTCAGACGCCTGCCAGTACCTGGCCGAGGCGCTCGGCACCGACACGAAGCTCGTGTGCGAGGAAGTCGAGAAGGTACTGCTGTACGCCCCCGACTGCAAGAAGATTACGGGAGAACTCGTGCGCACCATGGTGGTGCCGCAGCGCGAGATGGTCTCGTTCGAGATTAACGATTCCTTCGGGATGCGCGACGCGAAGACGTACGCCCGCATGCTGAACGAGATGCTCAACAACGGCGTGAACGCCATCCAGATCGTGGGTTCGCTCTACCGTTACGCGGTCGACCTGATGAACTTCTCGGCGCTGCTCTCCAAGGGCATGACCCCGAAGGACGCAGCAGCAGCCCTGGGCAAGAACGACTTCATATTCAACGTGAAGGGCAAGGCTCCCGAATGCGCGCGCCGCTGGGGCAAGCCGCTGCTTTGCAGGGTCATCCGCCGCCTGGCCGACCTAGACTACGAAATCAAGAGCGGGTTGTGCAGCACCAGGATGTCGCAGGAACTCGCCCTCGCCGCCTTGGTCGTGCGCTAG
- the greA gene encoding transcription elongation factor GreA: protein MEKIKFTQEAFDKLVKDLENLKNVERPRVLQELVDARAQGDLSENAEYHAAKERLSSIDNIEMPRLQDQIARAEVVAFDPNCDTIRFGAKVSLLNSKTKKNVVYQLVSPEEADALNGKISFKSPIGAALMGKKKGETIEVTTPRGINKFEILDIN, encoded by the coding sequence ATGGAAAAGATCAAGTTTACACAGGAAGCTTTCGACAAGCTCGTTAAAGACCTAGAAAATTTAAAAAATGTAGAACGTCCGCGCGTATTGCAAGAACTGGTTGATGCCCGTGCACAGGGCGATTTGAGCGAAAACGCCGAATACCACGCAGCGAAGGAACGTCTCTCCTCCATCGACAATATCGAGATGCCGAGGCTCCAGGACCAGATTGCCCGTGCCGAAGTCGTCGCGTTCGACCCGAACTGCGATACCATCCGCTTTGGCGCCAAGGTGTCCCTCCTCAACTCGAAGACCAAGAAGAACGTCGTTTACCAGCTGGTGAGCCCCGAAGAAGCGGACGCGCTCAACGGCAAGATCAGCTTCAAGAGCCCCATCGGCGCCGCCCTCATGGGCAAGAAGAAGGGCGAGACCATCGAGGTCACGACCCCGAGAGGCATCAACAAGTTCGAAATTCTCGACATCAACTAA
- a CDS encoding NAD(P)/FAD-dependent oxidoreductase: MSDVIIIGYGPAGVSASLYALRSGLDVVLVGKDSGALEKAHMIENYYGLEKPLAGSELFAVGKRQAQSLGAHIVDDEVTDLYFDGNMFVATGLAGEYRGRACIMATGSARKKQPLPKMAELEGHGVSYCAICDAFFYRGKNVAVLGAGEYALHECKELLNIAGSVTLLTNGAEVTAEFPETVKIEKRPLKALLGEGQLAGAVFMDESEIKLDGLFVALGSASAMDLARKAGAAFENGNVVLDKNFMTTVPGLFAAGDCTGGTLQVAVAVGEGAIAGLAAIKYLRETREG; encoded by the coding sequence ATGTCAGATGTAATTATTATCGGTTATGGGCCGGCAGGTGTGTCGGCTAGCTTGTACGCATTGAGGTCCGGATTGGACGTCGTGCTGGTAGGCAAGGATTCCGGGGCGCTCGAAAAAGCGCACATGATAGAGAATTACTATGGCCTGGAGAAGCCTCTGGCCGGCTCCGAGCTTTTTGCGGTCGGCAAGCGCCAGGCGCAATCCCTCGGTGCTCATATCGTGGACGACGAGGTGACGGACCTGTACTTCGACGGCAATATGTTTGTCGCAACAGGGCTTGCGGGGGAATACCGCGGACGCGCATGCATCATGGCGACCGGTTCTGCCCGCAAAAAACAGCCCCTGCCGAAGATGGCCGAACTGGAAGGCCACGGCGTGAGCTATTGCGCCATATGCGACGCCTTCTTCTATCGCGGCAAGAACGTCGCCGTACTCGGGGCCGGGGAGTACGCCCTCCACGAGTGCAAGGAACTTTTGAATATCGCCGGCAGCGTGACGCTCTTGACCAACGGGGCCGAGGTCACGGCTGAATTCCCGGAGACTGTGAAAATCGAGAAGCGCCCGCTCAAGGCGCTGCTTGGCGAAGGCCAGCTTGCCGGAGCGGTGTTCATGGATGAATCCGAAATCAAGCTCGACGGGTTGTTCGTTGCCCTCGGGAGCGCGAGTGCGATGGACCTTGCCCGCAAGGCGGGAGCCGCCTTCGAGAACGGGAATGTGGTGCTCGACAAGAACTTCATGACGACGGTTCCCGGACTGTTCGCCGCGGGCGACTGTACCGGCGGGACGTTGCAGGTCGCCGTCGCCGTAGGCGAGGGCGCCATTGCGGGCCTTGCCGCCATCAAGTATTTGCGGGAGACGCGGGAAGGCTAG
- a CDS encoding FISUMP domain-containing protein, with the protein MQKRTTISILAIMAAFALTACEDVRVQEFPDGKVRMETTYVKDKKQGIEKEYYNNGTLKRETNYNEDRKEGVQKEYYDDGTLQAETPFADGYIEGEVSKYHKNGKLASKAKYQKNKQIEFGEVFDPDGSPATDGSYKDPRDGYAYQWIRIGTQLWTAENMNFGTYEGSVCNQCNHWGRLYNFENAKKACLEGFHMPTKEEWKTLLTFAETSGKVGTVLKAGFGWDPIKEGGNDYGNGKDELGFGVKAGGAHFAKSDVPLKERKFEDAGKKAYLWTAEGEVLVFYHDKDIAKFEKFNPEFGASLRCLKD; encoded by the coding sequence ATGCAAAAGAGAACCACCATCTCCATCCTCGCCATCATGGCCGCCTTCGCTCTCACCGCCTGCGAAGACGTCCGCGTGCAGGAATTCCCTGACGGCAAGGTACGTATGGAGACGACCTACGTCAAGGACAAGAAGCAGGGTATCGAAAAGGAATACTACAACAACGGCACTCTCAAGCGCGAAACGAACTACAACGAAGACCGCAAGGAAGGCGTGCAGAAGGAATACTACGACGACGGTACGCTCCAGGCCGAGACCCCGTTCGCCGACGGCTACATCGAAGGCGAAGTCTCGAAGTACCACAAGAACGGCAAGCTCGCCTCCAAGGCGAAATACCAGAAGAACAAGCAGATTGAATTCGGCGAAGTCTTCGACCCCGATGGAAGCCCCGCTACCGACGGCAGCTACAAGGACCCGCGCGACGGATACGCCTACCAGTGGATCCGCATCGGCACGCAGCTCTGGACCGCCGAGAACATGAACTTCGGTACCTATGAAGGTTCCGTGTGCAACCAGTGCAACCACTGGGGCCGCCTCTACAACTTCGAGAACGCGAAGAAAGCCTGCCTCGAAGGTTTCCACATGCCCACCAAGGAAGAATGGAAGACGTTGCTCACCTTCGCCGAAACAAGCGGCAAGGTCGGTACCGTACTCAAGGCCGGCTTCGGCTGGGATCCCATCAAGGAAGGCGGGAACGACTACGGCAACGGCAAGGATGAACTCGGGTTCGGCGTGAAGGCCGGCGGCGCCCACTTCGCAAAGAGCGACGTCCCGCTGAAGGAACGCAAGTTCGAAGATGCCGGCAAGAAGGCCTACCTCTGGACCGCCGAAGGCGAAGTCCTCGTGTTCTACCACGACAAGGACATCGCAAAGTTCGAAAAGTTCAATCCCGAATTCGGCGCCAGCCTCCGCTGCCTGAAGGACTAG
- a CDS encoding division/cell wall cluster transcriptional repressor MraZ: MNFTSFIGQAQTAIDGKGRTSFPREFRRQLLGTDGNEFVVTRGPDQTLRFFTVPEYEKFMADLDCRSDRRQADLVRRGLHPTVVELDGQNRILLPKALLEYAGLKGEVLYVQASGKTLELWNPERFNAKYGLQTSEDIAAFDAAFYGESLTEGGDVNR; the protein is encoded by the coding sequence ATGAACTTTACGTCTTTCATAGGTCAGGCCCAAACGGCTATCGATGGAAAGGGAAGGACTTCCTTCCCCAGGGAATTCCGTCGTCAGCTGTTGGGAACCGACGGGAATGAGTTCGTGGTCACGCGTGGCCCCGATCAAACCCTGAGGTTCTTTACCGTGCCCGAATACGAAAAGTTCATGGCGGACCTGGACTGCCGGTCCGACCGCCGTCAAGCCGACCTAGTTCGGAGAGGCCTGCACCCCACTGTAGTGGAGTTGGATGGCCAGAACCGCATTTTACTTCCCAAGGCTTTGCTGGAGTATGCTGGTCTAAAGGGCGAAGTCCTTTACGTACAAGCTAGCGGTAAAACTCTCGAACTATGGAATCCTGAACGCTTCAATGCCAAGTATGGTTTGCAGACAAGTGAAGATATTGCTGCATTCGATGCCGCGTTCTACGGAGAAAGCTTGACGGAGGGTGGCGATGTCAATCGTTGA
- a CDS encoding glycosyl hydrolase family 8, producing the protein MDCKKPRDMFVEAGYGPNFADQLIQNAFSKLFEGDPIDERVCFDASDDMAYIIDIGHDDIRSEGMSYGMFIAALTGHDKLFQKLWNFAKKYLRNNDGPHKGYFSWQVSTTDFSMMDPGAAPDGEEYIAAALLIAAREFNRDDYKQEAIELINCIKDKPFNELVGPMIDPVKKLVKFSPVLGNDFTDPSYHTIAFYRAFAVATGDNEWLEIAKKSIEYLKKAAHPVTGLCGDYSEYDGTPKAMPWFPESNCFSGDAWRVALNLSLDYALNRGDESEKDTCTRLLNFFESRRPYLSDYATDGSPYPRQGRNATPGIIAMNAAATQVLDSEDPLVKSFVKDLAALSVPFRFWRYYDGMLYIIGLLATAGKIII; encoded by the coding sequence ATGGATTGCAAAAAGCCCCGCGACATGTTCGTCGAAGCAGGCTACGGCCCCAACTTCGCCGATCAACTTATCCAGAACGCATTCAGCAAGCTTTTTGAAGGCGACCCCATCGACGAGCGGGTCTGCTTCGACGCCTCCGATGACATGGCATACATCATCGATATCGGGCACGACGACATCCGTTCCGAGGGCATGAGCTACGGCATGTTCATCGCGGCCCTCACCGGCCACGACAAGCTGTTCCAGAAACTGTGGAACTTCGCGAAGAAATACCTGAGGAACAACGACGGCCCGCACAAGGGATACTTCTCCTGGCAGGTATCCACCACCGACTTCTCGATGATGGACCCGGGTGCCGCCCCCGACGGCGAAGAATACATCGCCGCAGCCCTCCTCATCGCCGCAAGGGAATTCAACCGCGACGACTACAAGCAAGAAGCCATCGAGCTCATCAACTGCATCAAGGACAAGCCGTTCAACGAGCTCGTGGGCCCGATGATCGACCCCGTAAAAAAGCTCGTCAAGTTCTCGCCCGTGCTCGGCAACGACTTTACCGACCCGAGCTACCACACCATCGCCTTCTACCGCGCATTCGCAGTGGCTACCGGCGACAACGAATGGCTCGAAATCGCAAAGAAAAGCATTGAATACCTGAAAAAGGCCGCGCACCCGGTCACCGGGCTCTGCGGAGACTACTCCGAATACGACGGCACCCCGAAGGCCATGCCCTGGTTCCCAGAAAGCAACTGCTTCAGCGGCGACGCATGGCGCGTGGCGCTCAACCTGAGCCTCGACTACGCGCTCAACCGCGGCGACGAAAGCGAAAAGGACACCTGCACGCGACTGCTGAACTTCTTCGAGAGCCGCAGGCCCTACCTTTCGGACTACGCGACAGACGGATCGCCTTATCCGCGCCAGGGCCGCAACGCAACGCCCGGCATCATCGCGATGAACGCCGCCGCCACGCAGGTACTCGATTCCGAAGACCCGCTGGTAAAATCGTTCGTGAAGGACCTCGCGGCGCTCTCCGTACCTTTCCGTTTCTGGCGCTACTACGACGGCATGCTCTACATCATCGGGCTACTGGCCACCGCCGGCAAGATTATCATCTAA